The following coding sequences lie in one Micromonospora sp. R77 genomic window:
- a CDS encoding asparagine synthetase A — MHQTDHQPAVTGAGPRPGPLGEHLVAPATRAAMAVQQEALYAAREFLRGRGFTELLPPLIGPVTDPGGRGAKALDVDYYGHPYKLMTSAILYKQASLRGFGKLFYIAPNVRVEPPETAGTGRHLVEFHQIDVECAGATRDDAMEIAAGLLTHVVRHVLDTVPDVLDELGRDRLAFTELLTGKFDTCTHAEAVERLRGGGHPQSADAEIDWVGEETLSREADRPFFVTDYPKGSRGFYDREDPARPGVLRNFDLIAHGGYGELVSGSERESDYATIVTRMRESGENPAKYDWYLKLAREGIPASAGFGMGVQRLVRFLTGLDALWQVSAYPKLPGVVAP; from the coding sequence ATGCACCAGACGGACCACCAGCCGGCGGTGACCGGGGCCGGACCCCGACCTGGACCGCTCGGCGAGCACCTGGTCGCTCCGGCGACCCGGGCCGCCATGGCGGTGCAGCAGGAGGCGCTGTACGCGGCGCGGGAGTTCCTGCGCGGCCGGGGCTTCACCGAGCTCCTGCCGCCGCTGATCGGCCCGGTGACCGACCCCGGCGGCCGGGGCGCCAAGGCCCTCGACGTCGACTACTACGGCCACCCGTACAAGCTGATGACCAGCGCGATCCTCTACAAGCAGGCGTCGCTGCGGGGCTTCGGCAAGCTCTTCTACATCGCCCCGAACGTGCGGGTCGAGCCGCCGGAGACCGCCGGCACCGGCCGGCACCTGGTGGAGTTCCACCAGATCGACGTGGAGTGCGCCGGGGCCACCCGGGACGACGCCATGGAGATCGCCGCTGGGCTGCTCACCCACGTCGTCCGGCACGTCCTGGACACCGTGCCGGACGTCCTGGACGAGTTGGGCCGCGACCGGCTGGCCTTCACCGAGCTGCTCACCGGCAAGTTCGACACCTGCACCCACGCCGAGGCGGTCGAGCGGCTGCGCGGCGGCGGGCACCCGCAGAGCGCCGACGCCGAGATCGACTGGGTGGGGGAGGAGACCCTGTCCCGGGAGGCGGACCGGCCGTTCTTCGTCACCGACTACCCGAAGGGCTCGCGCGGCTTCTACGACCGGGAGGACCCGGCCCGCCCCGGCGTGCTGCGCAACTTCGACCTCATCGCGCACGGCGGCTACGGGGAGCTGGTCAGCGGCAGCGAACGCGAGTCGGACTACGCCACCATCGTCACCCGGATGCGGGAGAGCGGCGAGAACCCGGCCAAGTACGACTGGTACCTGAAGCTGGCGCGGGAAGGCATCCCGGCCAGCGCCGGGTTCGGCATGGGGGTGCAGCGGCTGGTCCGCTTCCTCACCGGCCTGGACGCGTTGTGGCAGGTCAGCGCGTACCCGAAGCTGCCCGGGGTGGTGGCCCCGTGA